A region from the Aegilops tauschii subsp. strangulata cultivar AL8/78 chromosome 5, Aet v6.0, whole genome shotgun sequence genome encodes:
- the LOC109785354 gene encoding uncharacterized protein: MDLRRPPRSTSGGVEPKIRQVGFVTPGVSAPSEPPAAAAAAVSLPGAAAGSPPASDLSPGSLSPVMIPPPRHVDHLSPDSPSPPASDVLLLASSAPQPSSMRFAAASEFGEEDSRSLAPSAGELETNKGDLAEIRNEDAPASIPQKQKPSKAERRAIQEAQRAAKAAAKEAGLSGKSTGAASGANPATSKQAKPAKISQKKDVPHAPSTVASEKKVTERQPERDRKKDVPHPRMQFDDVHRVEKAKKRAIVNQSEARNRVELFRHLPQYVHGTQLPDLESKFFQLEPIHPSVYKVGLQYLSGEVSGGNGRCIAMLLAFREAIKDYSTPPNKTLSRDLTAKVSSYVSFFIECRPLSISMGNAIRFLKNRIAKLPITLSESEAKASLQSDIDRFINEKIVVADQVIVSHAITKVRDDDVLLTYGSSSVVEMILEHAHELGRKFRVIVVDSRPKLEGQGLLRRLVAKGINCTYTHINAVSYIMHEVTRVFLGASSILSNGTVYSRVGTASVAMVAHAFGIPVLVCCEAYKFHERVQLDSICANELGDPDVISKIPGRADLGDLKNWADNENLQLLNLTYDATPSDYVSMIITDYGMLPPTSVPVIVREYRKEQLWV, encoded by the exons ATGGatctccgccgcccgccgcgctcGACGTCCGGCGGCGTCGAGCCCAAGATCCGCCAGGTCGGCTTCGTCACCCCTGGCGTTTCGGCCCCGTccgagccgcccgccgccgccgccgcggcggtaTCACTGCCTGGCGCGGCCGCCGGGTCGCCTCCGGCGTCGGACCTCTCCCCGGGCTCGCTCTCCCCCGTCATGATCCCTCCTCCGCGGCACGTGGATCACCTCTCCCCCGACTCCCCCTCTCCCCCGGCGTccgacgtcctcctcctcgcGTCCTCGGCGCCTCAGCCTTCCTCCATGCGCTTCGCCGCTGCATCCGAGTTCGGAGAGGAGGATTCGAGGTCCCTGGCCCCTTCCGCGGGGGAGCTAG AAACAAACAAGGGAGATTTGGCTGAAATAAGGAATGAAGATGCTCCAGCGTCCATTCCGCAAAAGCAGAAACCTTCTAAAGCAGAGAGGCGTGCTATTCAGGAGGCTCAGCGTGCTGCGAAAGCTGCTGCGAAGGAGGCAG GTTTATCAGGAAAGTCAACAGGCGCTGCTTCTGGGGCTAATCCTGCAACATCCAAGCAAGCCAAGCCAGCTAAAATTTCTCAGAAGAAAGATGTGCCCCATGCTCCAAGTACAGTTGCTTCTGAGAAGAAGGTTACTGAACGCCAACCAGAGAGAGATAGAAAAAAAGATGTTCCTCATCCGAGAATGCAGTTTGATGATGTGCATCGGGTGGAGAAAGCAAAAAAACGTGCAATTGTCAACCAATCAGAGGCTCGAAACAGAGTTGAATTGTTTAGGCATCTGCCACAGTACGTCCATGGCACTCAACTTCCTGACCTCGAGTCAAAATTCTTTCAGCTGGAACCAATTCATCCTTCTGTGTACAAG GTCGGTCTCCAATATTTGTCTGGTGAGGTATCTGGTGGCAATGGTCGTTGCATAGCAATGCTTCTTGCGTTCAGAGAGGCAATAAAAGATTACTCCACACCGCCAAATAAAACTCTCAGCAGAGACCTTACTGCAAAAGTCAGTAGTTATGTGTCATTTTTTATCGAGTGCCGTCCACTCTCAATTAGCATGGGCAATGCTATCAGGTTCCTGAAAAACAGGATTGCCAAGCTACCAATTACATTGTCGGAGTCAGAAGCCAAGGCCAGTCTTCAGTCTGATATTGATCGTTTTATTAATGAGAAGATAGTTGTTGCAGATCAGGTTATTGTCAGTCATGCCATCACAAAAGTCAGAGACGATGATGTCTTGCTAACATATGGGTCATCATCAGTTGTTGAAATGATTTTGGAGCATGCTCATGAACTTGGTAGGAAGTTCCGTGTTATAGTGGTGGATTCTCGTCCCAAGCTCGAGGGGCAAGGATTACTGCGTAGATTAGTGGCAAAGGGCATTAACTGCACATATACTCATATAAATGCAGTTTCATACATCATGCATGAAGTTACAAGAGTCTTCTTGGGTGCATCCTCAATATTATCAAATGGAACAGTTTATTCCCGAGTTGGCACAGCATCCGTGGCTATGGTGGCACATGCATTTGGAATTCCTGTTTTGGTTTGCTGCGAGGCATACAAATTTCATGAGAGGGTGCAACTTGATTCTATATGCGCTAATGAGCTTG GTGATCCAGATGTGATTTCGAAAATTCCTGGGAGGGCAGACTTGGGCGATCTTAAGAACTGGGCTGACAACGAGAATCTCCAACTGTTAAATCTCAC GTATGATGCAACCCCTTCTGATTATGTGTCGATGATCATAACGGATTATGGAATG CTTCCACCTACAAGTGTGCCGGTCATCGTGAGAGAGTACCGCAAGGAGCAGCTGTGGGTATAG